The Pseudomonadota bacterium DNA segment CATGTCTGCTTCGATGGCGGAAGCGATTGAACCGTTATAAAAACTTTCACCATGATCATCGGCCAGGGATTCAAGAAATCCGGCCAGATCTGGGTTATGAGTCATATCTCCTTCCTGAAGATAGCTGCCGTTTTTCACATACATTGACCGGCCGGTTTCCGAAAGGGTCATGATGGGGTGGAGGAGATCCATGAATTGTGACTGACGGTGGTTCAGCACCACCCCGTCGCGGGCAGCTCTCACCGCCGGTTGCAGAACCTTTGCCAGCGGCAATCGACCAAATCTTTTATGTACATGGAGAAACCCTTTCAGGTTTCCCGGAACTGCCACCGAACCCAGGCCGATATTGAAATCCTGGTCAGATCCGGAAAAACTGATCGTGACCGGGAAAAAATGGGGATCAAGAGCATTGCCGGCGAGACCTTTACCCGGGGTATCGGAAAAAAAATCAAAGAGAATCTCTTCTCCACCTGAGGTCCTGGCAAGAAGGAACCCCCCTCCACCGAGACTGGTCAGTGCCTGTTCGGCGATGGCTGCTGTAAATCCTGCAGCGACAACGCCATCAAAGGCATTGCCCCCCTCTTCCATAATTTCGATGGCGGCCTGGGAGGTGAGGGGATGCCCGCCGGCGACCATGGTTTTCCGTTGTCGGTTCAATTGAAAAAATCTCCGGCAAGTGTACGGATCACCTGGTGGTGATCCTTGCATCGATCATACACAGTTCTCATTTTCATGCTTCCGGTGCCGTGGACCAGAATCTCATAAATACCGTTCAATCTCGCGGAGGTTCCAAGCAGTTCGGAACTTTGACGAACTTTTGCCAGCAGGTCGACAATGGCTTCTCTGATCGTCAGAGGGACGGAAACCCTCTCCAGGTCGACATACCTCCCGTCAATTCCGTATCGGGCAGCCTGCCATTTGTTGTTGTTGATGATCTCCAGCCGGGGAAAGGTCGGCAGAAATGTCGTTTCCGCAAGGGTTTTGACCAGGGCCTGAATGAGTGCGGCAACAGCTGAAATCTCGGTAAAACGGACCGGAAGATCACATATCCGGATCTCGACGGTGCCGAAATCAGGATGGGGCCTGACATCCCACCAGATATCCCGGACATCGGTGATCAGGTGGGCCCGGTGCAGGTCGGTTATCAGTTCCCTGAAGCGGTCCCAGGTTCTGAAGGTATAGGGCAGACCGGAGCGGGAGAGCCCGTCAAGAAGCCGGGACCGATATGAGGCGTAGCCGGTATCGACATTGCCGAAATAAGGTGATGAAGTGGTCATGGCAAGAAGCAACGGCAAATAGGGGCGAATGGCGTCACAAACCCTGATCGCCGTTTCACCATCGGGGAGTCCGATATGGACATGCAGCCCCTGACTGATCATGCGCCTGCCGGCAATCTGCAATTCCGCCATCAATGCTGCGTAGCGCTCTCCAGGGGTCAGAAGCTGGTCCTGGTATCTGGCAAAGGGATGCAGGCTCGATGCAAAGAACATGCATCCGGACTGACCACAAAGATCGGTAAGAGACGCCAGCGATTCTCTCAGATCTTCTTCAACTTCATTAATATCTTCACAGACACCGGTTGCGACCTCCACCATCGATTGGATAAATTCCGGCTTGATCCTTTTTTGCATCATTTCCGGGACATTGTCCAGCACTCTCCCGGCTGCGGGCACCAGGTTCAGGGTGACAGGGTCGAGAAGCTGCAGCTCCAACTCAACGCCCATGGTGTATGATCTGCTGCCGATAAAATCCGGGACGAATACCATTTTGAAATCTCTCGTCGGATGCTTGCCTTGCCGTATGCTTCACACACCGGCTGATTGACTTTGGCGTACTTTATCAAACCTGCCAGCCGGGCAGATTAGGGAGTTGCCCCGGTTTCCACTACCTGCTCAATGTTCAGCAGGGTTTCAAAGGCGGCCCTGGCCATGAATGACGCTCCGATTGCCAGGGCTTTTTCATCAAAATCAAAACAGGGGCTGTGTGCCGGTGCATTAACAGGGCCTTCAAGGCCCCCGCCGAGTCGCACAAAGCAGCCGGGAACATCTTCAAGATAAAAAGAAAAGTCCTCACCGCCCATACTTGGATACGGCAAGCCCTTCACCCGGTCAGCGCCCACGGTTTTTTCTGCGGCAGACCGGGCCAGACGACAGATTTGCGGATCATTTTCTATCGGCGGGTACCCTTCAATAAAGAGTATTTCCGTTTTGGCGTTGTAAAGATCCTCCATGGCCCTGACCATTCTGGCCAGACCTTTTTTAATACTCTCCCTGACTCCTCGATCAGTGGTCCGGATGGTTCCCTCAAGAACGGCTTTATCAGCAATCACATTTGAGGCAGTCCCGCCGGAAAATTTACCAACGGTTATCACAGTCGGCAGTGAAGGATTGATCTCCCTGGAGACAAGGGTCTGGATCGACATGACCAGAAGACTTGCAACCACAATACTGTCAACGGTTTCATGAGGTTTGGCCGCGTGCCCGCCTTTGCCTCTGATCTCTATTCTGAAACCATCGGTGAAGGCACAGATCAGGCCAGGCTGGACCGCGATTTCACCGACCGCGAAATGCCGATCAAGATGACCGCCGATAATGGCTTTGACTCCCTCCAGGGCGCCATTTCGGATCATCATTCTAGCTCCGCCGCCATCTTCCTCCGCCGGTTGAAAGATCAGCCTGACCCGCCCCGGCAGATCCATCTCTTTCAACAGGGAGGCGGCTCCCAGGAGAATGGCGATATGACCGTCATGACCGCAGGCATGCATGACGCCGGGATTTTTTGATGAAAACACCAGCCCGGTGTTTTCATGCAGGGGGAGGGCATCCATATCCGCCCTTAAGGCGACGCACCGGGTATTTTCGCCATGTCCCACAGTGGCAAGGACACCGGAGCCACCGATTTCCGATCGGTAAGGGATCCCGAGTTCATCAAGTTTACTGCAGATAAAAGCTCCGGTCTGTTTTTCCTGGAAAGACAACTCCGGATACATATGAATGTGCCTCCGGATCTCGACCATCCAGGAGTACAAGGTGTCACTTACGGTAAAATATGACATGGCGGATATTCAGTTATTCAGTTTGAACGACACTTTAAAGTCGTCGTGAAGAGCTTCTGGTCACATACTAAGGGAATCCCCGGCAAAATGAAATAATAAGAGTCGGAAAATCATCCGTCCGTTCAAATCCGACCGGTTGGCAAGAACCGGGATAAACTGTTGGTTTGTTGCCGCTTTTGGGTTTATATTTCCGATCACAAATCAGAAATATAAACGGAACCCATACCCCATGATGGAAAAAGCAAAAAAACCGGTTGTCTCCCTGAATCACAAAATCATCATTGCCCTGTTCTTTGTGATTCTCTTCTATGCCGTTCTCGACAGCTTTCTGCATCATCGACTCATCACGCCGAATTTTACCGCCCTGGAGGAAAGAGATGCCAGGGCGAGCATCACCCGGTGTGTCTCCCATCTCAATGAGGATCTCGAAAGACTCGACAGACAGAATTACGAATGGTCCAACTGGGACGAGACCTATGATTTCGTCACAATCGGCAATCCCGACTTTGTCAAAAGAAACCTGGCGGGAACCTACCTCACCGATACCGATCTTGACTTCATGTACTTTCACGATGCAACGGGGCGGCTGGTCTGGGGTGAATTCCTTGATCCAATGAACAGCGGTCGGGATGTCGTCGTCCCGGAAGAGATAAACCGCGCACTTGGATTCTATATTTCAGGAAAGAACGGCAGAAAAGGGATTCATGGTCTGCTTGCCGACCGCAAAACACCGATTCTGCTTTCCATAAAACCGATTCTGAAATCGGATGGAAGCGGCGTCCAACAGGGTACTGTAACCATTGGCCGTTTCCTCGGCGAAGCGGCGCTTGAAAAGATTTCAAACGCAACACTGACAAAATTTTCTTTCATCCAGCTTGATTCTCCGGATTTCCCTGAAGACCTCAAACCTTTGCCGAATGCCATTTCCAACGAAAATCATTATGAGTTCAGGAGGAGTCGAGACACCCTTTCCATCTCCACCTTTTTCCCCGATATCTATGGGAAAACCGCCTTCCTGTTGTCCGTCTCCAATAATCGGGAAATTATTGCCCGGGCCCGGGATGCGGAAAAGAGCGCCTTTAATTCGGTGATGATCATCGGCCTGATCATTCTGGTTTCGACATTTATCCTGCTGAGAGTCATCGTCATTTCACCATTGAACAACCTGACCAGATATATCCGGCAACTCCAGGCGGAGGATTACAAAATCCCGGTCCCGATCAATATTCTCCACACAGATGAAATTGCCGTACTGGCATACGAATTCGACCGACTGGTCAACAAACTTTCTGAAAGCAGAAAGAAACTGCTGGTCCAGTCCTACTATGCAGGAATTGGTGAATCAAGTTCGCTGATCCTCCACAATATCAGAAATACGCTGAACCCCATTGTCGTCAATGTGGATCTTCTCAGGCTTGGATTACGAGAGATCTCAGTCGATCATCTCAAACAGGCGGTGAACGAATATACCAACCCAGAAACGAATCCCGAGCGACGAAAGGATATTGAAGAATACCTTCTTCTTTCAGCGGACAGGATTTCCGACTTTTTCAACAACATCCGGAAACGGCTTGACCAGATGATTGTCCAGTCCGGACGAATCGAAAGCCTGCTTGCCAGTCAGAAAAAATTCACGCACGTCAAACCCCCGATAGAGCAGATCCAGGTGCCTGAAGTTGTCAAAGATTCAATTGACAGACTTGATACGGCCGGTTTTCATAACATCACCATCAGGATTGATCCGGATCTGCATCAGTGCGGTATTTTAGAGGTGGAAAGAATATATCTGATGCAGGTTCTTGAACACTTGATAACGAACGCCGCCGAGGCCATCGAAGCCGGCGACGCAATTGATGGCAGAATTGAAATTTCAGGAAAACCGTTGGATAGTGATGGCCAGGAACGGATCCTACTGATGGTCATTGACAACGGGATTGGTATTGAGCGTGAGAAGATCTCTGAAATATTCCGGCGAGGGTATACTACCAAGGATAAAAAATCCGCCGGCACCGGTCTGCACTGGTGTGCCACAACAGTAAGTGCCATGCACGGCAGAATATGGGTAGACAGTAAAGGGAAAAACACCGGCACCTGCGTTTATCTGGAACTCCCCCGGTTCAGGGACCTTCAGTCATAACACCTGGTAAAGTCAGAGAGCAGACCTTCAGAATGAATATTTTCTCAAAAAGGTTGGCATGAAAGATAACAGAAAAAAAGCCCGGATACTTCTCGTCGATGACGAAGACCACATCCTCGAACTCTACAGGTATATTCTTACTGAAGATTGCGAAACCAATGGCGCTGCGGGAAGAATTGACGAGCTGGAAAAGAACCTGTTCGGCAATGAGGCGAACCCTTTTAAAATTGATGATTTTGCCCTGACCGTCTGTCACCAGGGGGATGAGGCCGTTCAGGCCGTGAAAATCGCTGATCAGGAAAATGACCCTTACGCAATTGCCTTTCTTGACATCCGCATGCCTCCGGGCCCCGATGGCCTCTGGACGGCTGAGCAGATACGGAAGATTGATCCCTACGTAATTGTCGTTCTCGTGACCGCATACGCCGATGTGACGGCAAATGATGTCTACCTGAAGGTACCCCCTCCCGGCAGGCTCCTCTATGTCCAAAAGCCGCTCCTGCATTTGGAAATACAGCAGATTGCGATGACCATGGCTGAAAAATGGCGTATGGAAAAACGGTTGATCGAATTGGGTGAGATAGTCTGAATTGGTTCCGGGAGAACTGTTTTGAACTCCGGTTGCAGAAAATTGAGAAGAAATGAGACTTGAAAAACAAGATGTTCCTGCCATGAAAACCAAAAAGGTTCTTAATCTGCTGGTTGTTGATGATGAGAAGGAGATTCACGATCTGTTCCGGGATATTCTCGGTGGAGAGAGCCCCCCTTCATTACATCGGGTCGATGAACTGGCCATGCGCCTTTTTAACGACAAACCGAAGCCTTCTGCTTCCGACTACAACGATTACTCTTATCATATTCATTGCTGCAGTCAGGGTGACGAAGCGGTGGCCCTGTTCCGTGAAACCTCTGCCAGGGGTGAGCGCTTCGCTGTCGCCTTTATCGATATGCGGATGCCTCCCGGGCCCGATGGCCTGTCGACCGCGGAACAGATCAGAGAACTTGATCCGGAAGTAAACATTGTTTTCGTTACCGCGTACACCGATGTTGATCCCTATGAAATCTCCGGCAGAATCCGACCCGCGGATAAATTTCTCTTTCTCCACAAACCGCTTCATCACCACGAAATAGTGCAGCTCGCCAGAGCACTCACCGCCAAATGGGTGGCGGAAAGAAGACTGAAGGAATTAAATCTCAACCTTGAAAGGGAAGTTGCGGAAAGAACGGCTGAAATCGCCGACATCAATACTGCCCTGAAAGTGCTGTTGAAACAGCGTGATGACGATATGAAGCGCATGGACCGGCTGATGGAAGAAACCGATGAAAAACTGCTCTTCAATGTCCAGGTTATGACCTCGCCTTCGATCAGCAGCCTGAAGGAGAGCGGCTTAAATAAGCGACAGATGGAACTTGTTGAAATAATTGAAAATAATCTTGAAGAGATTGTGTCTCCAACCATGAAGAGAATGTCCCAGAAAGGGGTGAATTTTACCGCCTCCGAACTGAATATTGCCAACCTCATCAAACAGGGAAAAACAACCAAAGAGATCGCTTACATTTTGAATCTCGGCACCAGAACAGTGGAGTTTCACAGGGCGAACATCCGCAAGAAGCTTGAATTGACTCATGAGAAGGAGAACCTGAAATCAATCCTTCTTTCCATGAATTAAACGCACATCTGCCTTTGCAAGCCAGACATCACGATCCCCTGGATCAGGGATTCTGAAAACAAAAAAACATGACAATCAGATCGCGCATAATCACTACCTTTATCATCATTTTTTCAATGACCATTCTGGATTTGGTCTCACAAAAAATCATGATCCATAAAGGCGAGATCTTGAATGAAGGGCTTGACCACATCAATCTCGAACTCGTTGCCCTGTTGGCCCTTGAAAATGCTGTCAACAAAGAGAACAGGATTGTAAACAGCATTGTGGTCGCATCATCCGGTGAGCCGGCGGATTTCTCTCTTCTTTCAAAACAGCTGTCCGCCGCTTTTAATGATATCTGGGCGATCAACAAGCGATATCATGTCCCTGAACTTTTTGCCGGTTTCGAGGAAGCGGAACAGGATGAGAAAGGGCTCGAATATCTTCTCAAGGAGAAACAAAAGCAGCTGCAGCAGGGCCAGGAGCATTTGAATTCACTTCTTGCCGCCGGCAGTTTCTCTGAAGCAGTGGCTTTCAAAAAGAATTTTTATGTCAATGAACTCGGCGGAGAATTTGTTAAAATCATTGACAACTGGATCATTCAGGAAAAGAAGGAGCTCTCGGAATCCAAAAAAGAGCACGACCAGTATGTCCGGTTTCATATGACAATGATGAACAGCATCGGCTTTATCTTTATCACGATTCTCTTCTGGTTATCCTATTCGCTCAATAAAACGATCGGCAGCAGGCTGGATAAGCTGGTCGAGCATACCCGGTTGCTGGCAAAAGGAAATTTTCGAAAAAAAATCGAGATTTCAGGCAAGGATGAACTGGCCGGACTTGCCGTTTCCTTTAACGAAATGACAACCAAACTTGCCCGAACCCAGGACAGATTGCTCGAACAGTCCTATCAATCGGGCATGTCTGAAGTTGCGGCGGATATTCTTCACAATGTAAAAAACTCATTCTCCGGGATTACTTCCGGATGCGAGAAAATCAACACTCTCATCCGGAAATCCAGAACCGGGAACATCCGCAAGGCGGTCAAGGAATTGCTGGCCAGGAACGGAAAATGTTCCGACCCCAGCTACACGGAACTTCTCGAATACATCGATCTTGCAACCGAGACCACTGAACAGCAATTTGAAAAAATCCAGGTTGCAAACAAACAGATTGAGTCGACGGCGTACATCATCAATTCTATTCTGACCGATCAGCACAGATATACCCAGGTTACCCATCCGGTCCAGTGGTGTGATCTGTACGAAATATTCAGTGAAACCCTGCCCCTGCTGAAACCGGCATGCAGAAACAAGGTGGAAATCGAAGTTGATCCGTTCCTGAAAGATTCCGGCGAAATACTCACCCACCGGATCGTGTTCATCCAGATTGTAACCAACATTCTGACCAATGGCATCGAATCAATCATGAGAAGCGGGATTGACAATGGGCTTCTCTCAATATCCGCATCCGTTGAAAAAGATTCCGGTTCAGAAATGATCCATCTGGTGTTCAAAGATAACGGGGAGGGAATCAAACCGGAACGGTTCGAATTGCTCTTCAAAAGAGGCCGCAGCAGCAAAAAAGATTCGGAACACAGCGGGCTTGGACTCCATTGGGTTGCCAATACCCTGTCCGGGATGGGAGGCAGAATTTATGCCGAAAGTGACGGCGCAGGGAAGGGGGCAACATTCCACCTGCTGGTTCCCAGGGCCTCCTCAAATGAAACAGCGGCTTTTGAACATGCATAGCGAAACGCATTCCCCGCAGCTCGAAGTCTGCGCTATCTGCTGCGGGGTTAGTGAGCGAATCTGATGTAAGTAACCTTCCATACGGAGATTCCCCGTGGCTCGAAGTCGCACGCCGTTTGCTATCTGCCGCGTGGAGCTTCAATAAGTGTCTGATTTTGTTGCTTTTTCTTGAAACATTCCTGCAGGCCATTCGTTTCCGGTTTCATTTGCACGAAAAAAACTACGGGGAAAAACCTGTTAGTAACATGGTGGTTTTCCAGTATTGATTCATTCATTGAATTGACAGTATATTGCAAGGCATCAAATGATACTTGTCCGGTCACAAACAACCGGACACACCTTGCGCACATATTTGCTGGCTCCAGGTATGTGTGCTTTCTGTCAGTATGGACACCTAATATCTGAATACTGACAGATGAAGTAAGGGGAAGAACGTTCTCTGGCTCTGGACTTCTTCCCTCTCTTTCCTTGTTGCTTACGGTTTGTCTATCCCCCGGCTTGTAAGCAGCAAGGATTCTTTTTTTTTTCACCTTCTGGTCAATAAAGCATCCCTCTTTCCCGAGGCATCTGCTTTCCCAAGACAACTGCACCGCTGTAATTGAAGCTCCCCGCAGCAGATAGCGCAGACTTCGAGCTGCGGGAATGCGTTTCGCGATGCATGTTCATTGGCAAAAAATCATATTTGGTGTTAAGGATTAGCATCATTATCAATCGGAACCGCTCTTTTTCCTATGGCATGCAAATGAGTTGTCGCTGGTGATTTTCAGAATGTTTTCCAGGGGATTGAAACCCGGCATTATTGTCAATCTTGTTCTGCTGATTACAGCAGCCATGTTGCTTGTTGATCTGGTAATGTTCGGCACCCTGCGACAGGAATTAATGAAATCCCGCCTTGTTTCCGGAACTGCATTAATGGTCATGGCGAGGCCGCTTCTTGCCGACAACACCGGAACCTTCAGCGCCCCATCTCTTGCCGAAGCCATGAAAGAGACGGAAGCCTCCTGTATCATGCTCGTCAACAGCAGCAGCGAAATTGTCTCCATCTCCGGGAGGGATTGCAGCGCAAGTTCTGCCCTGCAGTCCCAGGCACATAAATCCCTGGTCACCGGTCTGCCGGGTTCTTCATTGATCGGCAAAACATGGGGCATACTCTGGCCCGGAAGCAAGAGTATGGTTGTTTCCTCTCCTTTTAAAGACTCCGGAAATCTCCTCAAATCTGTCGCGGTCGAACTTTCTCTTCGTTCCTATTACGAAGCCCTTCGGAATTCCCAGCGGGTCTTTGCCGTTTATTTCCTGATCAATCTGTTCGCCCTGACGCTGCTGGGTTTTCACAGGCTGTATCGTTCTCTTGTCAGACCGATTAACAGTCTGGTGAGCACTGCTGAAGAATTTGCCGACAACCAGGAATTTTCCTTTACCCAGAACACCAGGGAAAACGAATTCAATATCCTGTCCAGATCCCTCAATAAAATGCTCAACCGAATCAAGGACGACAGAAGCAAACTCCAGGAATCCATCCGCACCCTTGAGAAAACGAATACGGAACTGATGCAGGCCCAGCAGGAGGTCATCCGGGCCGAAAAACTTG contains these protein-coding regions:
- a CDS encoding YbdK family carboxylate-amine ligase; the encoded protein is MVFVPDFIGSRSYTMGVELELQLLDPVTLNLVPAAGRVLDNVPEMMQKRIKPEFIQSMVEVATGVCEDINEVEEDLRESLASLTDLCGQSGCMFFASSLHPFARYQDQLLTPGERYAALMAELQIAGRRMISQGLHVHIGLPDGETAIRVCDAIRPYLPLLLAMTTSSPYFGNVDTGYASYRSRLLDGLSRSGLPYTFRTWDRFRELITDLHRAHLITDVRDIWWDVRPHPDFGTVEIRICDLPVRFTEISAVAALIQALVKTLAETTFLPTFPRLEIINNNKWQAARYGIDGRYVDLERVSVPLTIREAIVDLLAKVRQSSELLGTSARLNGIYEILVHGTGSMKMRTVYDRCKDHHQVIRTLAGDFFN
- a CDS encoding HAMP domain-containing protein, with the protein product MFSRGLKPGIIVNLVLLITAAMLLVDLVMFGTLRQELMKSRLVSGTALMVMARPLLADNTGTFSAPSLAEAMKETEASCIMLVNSSSEIVSISGRDCSASSALQSQAHKSLVTGLPGSSLIGKTWGILWPGSKSMVVSSPFKDSGNLLKSVAVELSLRSYYEALRNSQRVFAVYFLINLFALTLLGFHRLYRSLVRPINSLVSTAEEFADNQEFSFTQNTRENEFNILSRSLNKMLNRIKDDRSKLQESIRTLEKTNTELMQAQQEVIRAEKLASVGRLSAGIAHEIGNPVGIVIGYLDLLKQNAISDDQKKDFLARAEKEVNRINTIIRQLLDFARYPQDDVAEITDLNKVISEVAEICSVQPLTSDIVIATELKASSSLVPASAGQLKQIFINLLINGADAIHAAGISDGRIEIITDDATLENGSIQAVTISFRDNGPGVEPEKLQNIFDPFYTTKEPGKGTGLGLSICFTMVENLGGTIFADSGNGGMTITITLPVVNRPPAS
- a CDS encoding HAMP domain-containing histidine kinase, producing MTILDLVSQKIMIHKGEILNEGLDHINLELVALLALENAVNKENRIVNSIVVASSGEPADFSLLSKQLSAAFNDIWAINKRYHVPELFAGFEEAEQDEKGLEYLLKEKQKQLQQGQEHLNSLLAAGSFSEAVAFKKNFYVNELGGEFVKIIDNWIIQEKKELSESKKEHDQYVRFHMTMMNSIGFIFITILFWLSYSLNKTIGSRLDKLVEHTRLLAKGNFRKKIEISGKDELAGLAVSFNEMTTKLARTQDRLLEQSYQSGMSEVAADILHNVKNSFSGITSGCEKINTLIRKSRTGNIRKAVKELLARNGKCSDPSYTELLEYIDLATETTEQQFEKIQVANKQIESTAYIINSILTDQHRYTQVTHPVQWCDLYEIFSETLPLLKPACRNKVEIEVDPFLKDSGEILTHRIVFIQIVTNILTNGIESIMRSGIDNGLLSISASVEKDSGSEMIHLVFKDNGEGIKPERFELLFKRGRSSKKDSEHSGLGLHWVANTLSGMGGRIYAESDGAGKGATFHLLVPRASSNETAAFEHA
- a CDS encoding amidohydrolase, whose amino-acid sequence is MSYFTVSDTLYSWMVEIRRHIHMYPELSFQEKQTGAFICSKLDELGIPYRSEIGGSGVLATVGHGENTRCVALRADMDALPLHENTGLVFSSKNPGVMHACGHDGHIAILLGAASLLKEMDLPGRVRLIFQPAEEDGGGARMMIRNGALEGVKAIIGGHLDRHFAVGEIAVQPGLICAFTDGFRIEIRGKGGHAAKPHETVDSIVVASLLVMSIQTLVSREINPSLPTVITVGKFSGGTASNVIADKAVLEGTIRTTDRGVRESIKKGLARMVRAMEDLYNAKTEILFIEGYPPIENDPQICRLARSAAEKTVGADRVKGLPYPSMGGEDFSFYLEDVPGCFVRLGGGLEGPVNAPAHSPCFDFDEKALAIGASFMARAAFETLLNIEQVVETGATP
- a CDS encoding LuxR C-terminal-related transcriptional regulator; translated protein: MKTKKVLNLLVVDDEKEIHDLFRDILGGESPPSLHRVDELAMRLFNDKPKPSASDYNDYSYHIHCCSQGDEAVALFRETSARGERFAVAFIDMRMPPGPDGLSTAEQIRELDPEVNIVFVTAYTDVDPYEISGRIRPADKFLFLHKPLHHHEIVQLARALTAKWVAERRLKELNLNLEREVAERTAEIADINTALKVLLKQRDDDMKRMDRLMEETDEKLLFNVQVMTSPSISSLKESGLNKRQMELVEIIENNLEEIVSPTMKRMSQKGVNFTASELNIANLIKQGKTTKEIAYILNLGTRTVEFHRANIRKKLELTHEKENLKSILLSMN